A region of Poecile atricapillus isolate bPoeAtr1 chromosome 24, bPoeAtr1.hap1, whole genome shotgun sequence DNA encodes the following proteins:
- the SFPQ gene encoding splicing factor, proline- and glutamine-rich yields MSRDRFRSRGGGGGGFHRRGGGGGRGGPNHDFRSPPPGMGMGQNRGPMAGGPQGPGGPPGGGPKPEPPKPPTSTSAPPSSSSSASATTAGPTGSQAGAPPSSALPAGQQPPQQPPVSAPSSSPSGPQPQSKPSPSPTPAGGPKKGQGQSSGGGPKGPGGPQQGPHKGGPGHRGGPGGEPRGRGQQHQGQQSLGTQQGSGERSEKLSDEGFKANLSLLRRPGEKTYTQRCRLFVGNLPADITDEDFKRLFAKYGEPGEVFINKGKGFGFIKLESRALAEIAKAELDDTPMRGRQLRVRFATHAAALSVRNLSPYVSNELLEEAFSQFGPVERAVVIVDDRGRSTGKGIVEFASKPAARKAFERCTEGVFLLTTTPRPVIVEPLEQLDDEDGLPEKLAQKNPMYQKERETPPRFAQPGSFEFEYSQRWKSLDEMEKQQREQVAKNMKDAKDKLESEMEDAYHEHQANLLRQDLMRRQEELRRMEELHNQEMQKRKEIQLRQEEERRRREEEMMIRQREMEEQMRRQREENYSRMGYMDPRERDMRMGGAATMNMGDPYASAAQKFPPLGGGGGIGYEANPGVGQAAMSGSMMGSDMVKMKAE; encoded by the exons ATGTCGCGAGATCGCTTCCGTAGCCGTGGCGGCGGTGGCGGTGGCTTTCATCGGCGCGGCGGTGGTGGCGGCCGCGGCGGCCCCAACCATGATTTCCGCTCTCCGCCGCCCGGCATGGGCATGGGACAGAACCGCGGCCCGATGGCGGGCGGCCCGCAAGGCCCGGGCGGTCCGCCGGGAGGAGGGCCGAAGCCCGAACCACCGAAGCCGCCCACGTCCACCTCTGCTCCGCCTTCTTCATCCTCTTCAGCCTCCGCCACCACGGCGGGACCCACCGGTAGCCAGGCGGGAGCGCCTCCATCCTCTGCTCTTCCCGCGGGGCAGCAGCCACCGCAGCAGCCGCCGGTTTCGGCTCCCTCCTCGTCTCCCTCCGGTCCACAGCCGCAATCCAAGCCTAGTCCCAGCCCCACGCCGGCCGGCGGCCCTAAGAAAGGACAAGGACAGTCTTCCGGCGGCGGCCCCAAAGGACCGGGCGGCCCGCAGCAGGGGCCGCATAAAGGCGGCCCAGGGCACCGCGGCGGGCCGGGCGGGGAGCCGCGGGGCCGcgggcagcagcaccagggccaGCAGAGCCTAGGGACACAGCAAGGTTCGGGAGAAAGAAGCGAGAAGCTGTCGGACGAG GGGTTTAAAGCGAACCTTTCTCTGCTGAGACGGCCCGGGGAGAAGACGTACACACAGCGCTGCCGGTTGTTTGTTGGGAATTTGCCTGCGGATATCACAGATGAAGACTTTAAAAGGCTGTTTGCCAAATATGGGGAGCCGGGAGAGGTTTTTATCAACAAGGGGAAAGGCTTTGGATTCATTAAATTG GAATCTAGAGCTCTTGCAGAAATCGCAAAGGCAGAGTTGGACGATACCCCCATGAGGGGCCGGCAGCTCCGTGTTCGCTTTGCCACTCACGCCGCTGCCCTGTCGGTGCGGAACCTCTCACCCTACGTGTCCAACGAGTTGCTCGAGGAAGCTTTTTCCCAGTTCGGTCCGGTGGAAAGAGCTGTTGTGATTGTAGATGATCGAGGTAGATCAACAGGAAAAGGCATTGTTGAGTTTGCATCAAAGCCAGCCGCGAGGAAAGCATTTGAACGGTGTACTGAGGGGGTATTTTTGTTGACAAC TACTCCCAGGCCAGTTATTGTGGAACCATTGGAACAACTGGATGATGAAGATGGTCTTCCAGAAAAGCTTGCTCAGAAGAATCCAATGTATCAAAA ggagagagagacTCCTCCCCGTTTTGCTCAGCCTGGCAGTTTTGAATTTGAATATTCGCAGAGATGGAAATCTTTAGATgaaatggaaaagcagcagagagagcaAGTGGCAAAAAACATGAAAGATGCCAAGGACAAACTTGAAAGTGAGATGGAAGATGCTTATCATGAGCATCAGGCAAACCTCTTGCGTCAAG ACCTCATGAGGCGTCAGGAGGAGCTGAGGCGTATGGAAGAACTTCATAATCAGGAAATGCAGAAACGCAAAGAAATTCAGCTGAG gcaggaggaggagcgTCGCCGGCGGGAGGAGGAGATGATGATCCGTCAGCGGGAAATGGAAGAGCAGATGAGAAGACAGAGGGAAGAGAATTATAGTAGAATGGGTTACATGGATCCA AGGGAGCGAGACATGAGAATGGGTGGTGCTGCCACAATGAACATGGGAG ATCCTTATGCTTCAGCAGCCCAGAAATTCCCACCTCTGGGAGGTGGTGGCGGCATAGGTTATGAAGCAAATCCGGGAGTTGGCCAAGCAGCCATGAGTGGTTCTATGATGGGAAGTGACATG